In the genome of Ignisphaera sp., one region contains:
- a CDS encoding beta-galactosidase yields MGVGYRDEFFTINDKKMFLFCGEMHYFRIPKSMWFDRILKAKRAGLNCVASYIAWNWHEPVENLAIFGDSIPPSPYESKAFSRDLESYMKIVKDLGLYFIARPGPYICSEWDSGGHPNWLYNKVAVLRSLDENYIKYSEKWYSTILPIIAKYTVSNNGPVAVLQIENEYFWGDVKYLMKLYEIARKYVNDIPIITNEDWHVEGTPIINTIDSYPSPWDVKGFDDKVRGYVKTQLGMPKMFMELEGGWFSTFGASLPTNRGSFPAEWTEVLMKTAIGMGINGISIYMFHGGTNPGYYAGKYITTTYDYEAAIREWGELSKRYYTIKRVALFTKTFNDFIAETKPVEDGVKTTVTGLDVFTRIGGDNSALIVLRNLGSSPQQTKIVFRDSTYPLQGLVRVPERNAKIVLANYRIPGTPFKLLFTSSEPLLIDAFDKKTVLIVYGDPLERGEIDIESNQQMDIVFTRDVYVSQQGSRTIISYVHGESDKIAVLRSGEYELYILAVSRSRADRTWYIDDFKPPITIVSNIYFVGIAKRDGDRVSIELELDDYSCGPITILSPKPITKILLGGREVGVENLYGILYISKIDLCKEQEKIVLNIGEELRIAEEGEQKGFMTIEPRKPLESLGMLFNGYVTYSIEFNLSKEDMDNLRNKMIYMSYFNDYATAILNGVPLSSGYHSIEADASKALREGLNRLHIVLESTGHTNDGLIYIPNGVVGGIYLGKVDEISLDKWLYIEYRFPYGKDFSKPMFLHNPIDIEKILHDYSKGAVKTIEVENISSGRGLYVKKIVINKKIGRYILDLGRATDNYYPRTLLFINKKFITIYTGPTDITDHLIDGENEIAIAVEGISTTLYPVIKVYQKLVEGVWKVKYGTKGLDEKWFTENYNDSSWEKTKLPIIIRNREGNIVWIRGKLFIEYKDNIPPLKLVLKGSGIRALIYFNDQFLGRYVDEGPQTEFYIPETIVRKGKNMIAIMLHIISNEASINIIDLKPYYMHLKAELTLM; encoded by the coding sequence ATGGGTGTTGGTTATAGAGATGAATTTTTCACTATAAATGATAAAAAGATGTTTCTATTTTGCGGTGAAATGCACTATTTTAGAATTCCAAAGAGTATGTGGTTTGATAGAATTTTAAAGGCTAAGAGAGCTGGGCTCAACTGCGTTGCAAGTTACATTGCCTGGAATTGGCATGAACCCGTAGAAAATCTTGCTATATTTGGCGACTCTATCCCACCATCTCCATACGAGTCAAAAGCCTTTAGCAGAGATTTGGAGAGCTATATGAAAATCGTTAAGGATCTTGGGCTCTATTTCATAGCTAGACCGGGCCCGTACATATGCTCTGAATGGGATAGTGGGGGACATCCAAACTGGCTCTATAACAAAGTAGCTGTTCTAAGGTCTCTGGATGAGAACTACATTAAATATTCTGAAAAGTGGTATTCAACTATATTGCCTATTATAGCAAAATATACTGTTTCAAATAATGGTCCTGTAGCTGTTTTACAAATTGAAAATGAGTATTTCTGGGGGGATGTAAAGTATCTTATGAAGCTCTATGAAATTGCTAGAAAATATGTCAATGACATTCCGATAATAACTAACGAAGATTGGCATGTTGAGGGAACCCCAATAATAAATACAATCGATAGTTATCCATCCCCATGGGATGTAAAAGGCTTTGACGATAAGGTTAGAGGTTATGTGAAGACCCAGCTGGGTATGCCAAAGATGTTCATGGAGCTAGAGGGAGGTTGGTTTTCAACTTTTGGTGCATCTCTACCAACTAATAGAGGGAGTTTTCCAGCCGAATGGACCGAGGTATTAATGAAAACTGCTATTGGTATGGGGATAAATGGTATAAGCATATATATGTTCCATGGAGGGACAAATCCAGGGTACTACGCAGGAAAGTATATAACAACTACATATGATTATGAGGCTGCGATCAGGGAATGGGGAGAGCTTTCGAAGAGATACTACACAATTAAAAGAGTTGCTTTATTTACAAAAACCTTTAATGATTTCATAGCAGAGACGAAACCTGTTGAAGACGGCGTCAAAACAACTGTGACAGGGCTAGATGTATTCACAAGAATTGGAGGTGATAACTCGGCATTAATTGTTTTGAGAAATCTTGGGTCATCTCCTCAGCAAACAAAAATAGTTTTCAGGGATTCAACATATCCGCTGCAAGGTCTTGTAAGAGTTCCTGAAAGAAATGCAAAGATTGTTTTAGCTAATTATCGTATTCCTGGAACTCCATTTAAACTACTCTTCACATCCTCCGAGCCCCTACTCATAGATGCTTTTGATAAGAAAACTGTTTTGATTGTTTATGGAGATCCTTTAGAGCGTGGAGAAATTGATATTGAGTCCAATCAGCAAATGGACATTGTATTTACAAGAGATGTGTATGTATCTCAGCAAGGTAGCAGAACTATTATTAGTTATGTACATGGAGAAAGCGATAAAATAGCTGTTTTAAGATCTGGTGAATATGAGTTATACATACTGGCTGTCTCTAGGAGCAGAGCTGATAGGACGTGGTATATAGACGACTTCAAACCTCCTATAACCATAGTCTCAAATATCTACTTTGTTGGTATTGCAAAGAGAGATGGAGATAGGGTTTCAATAGAGCTTGAACTCGATGATTATAGCTGTGGACCTATAACAATACTGTCTCCAAAACCCATAACAAAGATTCTGCTTGGAGGGAGAGAAGTTGGCGTTGAAAATCTCTATGGAATTCTATACATATCTAAAATAGATTTGTGTAAAGAACAAGAAAAAATTGTCTTGAATATTGGAGAGGAGTTGAGGATTGCAGAGGAGGGGGAACAAAAAGGTTTTATGACTATAGAGCCTAGAAAACCTTTAGAGAGTTTAGGTATGCTTTTCAATGGATATGTTACTTACAGCATAGAATTCAATTTAAGTAAAGAGGATATGGATAATTTAAGGAATAAGATGATTTACATGAGCTACTTCAACGACTATGCTACTGCAATATTAAATGGTGTTCCCCTCTCATCAGGTTATCATAGCATAGAGGCTGACGCATCAAAAGCTTTGAGAGAAGGCCTTAACAGGTTACATATAGTTTTAGAGTCTACTGGACATACAAATGATGGCCTTATATATATTCCTAATGGTGTCGTTGGAGGGATATATCTAGGTAAGGTAGATGAAATATCTTTAGATAAATGGCTTTACATCGAATATAGATTCCCGTATGGAAAAGACTTTAGCAAACCCATGTTCCTGCATAATCCAATTGATATTGAGAAAATATTGCATGATTATAGCAAGGGGGCTGTAAAAACTATCGAAGTTGAAAACATATCAAGTGGTAGGGGATTATATGTAAAGAAAATCGTTATCAATAAAAAAATTGGGAGATATATACTAGACCTGGGAAGAGCTACTGACAATTATTATCCAAGAACGCTTCTGTTCATAAACAAAAAGTTTATCACCATATACACAGGTCCTACAGATATAACGGATCACTTAATTGATGGAGAAAACGAAATTGCGATAGCAGTTGAAGGGATATCAACAACACTATATCCGGTAATCAAAGTTTATCAAAAGCTTGTTGAAGGAGTTTGGAAAGTTAAATATGGAACAAAAGGATTAGATGAGAAATGGTTTACTGAAAACTATAATGATTCTAGCTGGGAAAAAACAAAATTGCCTATAATAATCAGGAACAGAGAAGGCAATATAGTATGGATTAGAGGCAAGTTATTTATAGAGTACAAAGATAATATACCGCCACTAAAACTAGTGCTAAAAGGAAGTGGAATAAGGGCTTTAATATACTTCAATGATCAATTCCTAGGCAGATATGTAGATGAGGGACCGCAAACCGAATTCTATATCCCAGAGACCATTGTGCGAAAAGGTAAAAATATGATAGCGATAATGCTTCACATTATAAGCAACGAAGCATCTATAAACATTATTG
- a CDS encoding Sip1-related alpha-galactosidase produces MSFPLKISNFSIIYADGSRERCSLVESNAGRELFRCESAATEIVFEDGLVGVEVESSKPLNSFIFAEIDLEIRFCDRVLALTLHPDATSIYPQAFAYYNLLAVDKNPTASRPSEAPQYPPEFSDVTHIDFAKRFPCWTYPVIVDANSIPSYTVFALGSIGRDFVAVLLLSNGDVTAYMGRGLKISLFLGKERFYVRKSWIMSIGISSNPYETIRKSVEHASRKAVLKIREMKRKPLFIDKLGWCSWNALLTDDLSHDNVIKIIRGLIDRGVPVKWAIIDDGWQKEVRKGREWFMRVLADLNANERFPKGLKAVVDELKRLGIEYTGLWHTINIHWGGFEKQVSEKIGAEGFKLPITDSFVPSPQIEKALKLYIEFLKWVKGNGFDFVKVDNQWSIHALYWGEETVGESAKNIQIALQVAAKINGLDILNCMSMAPEDYSNYFLSNAMRVSIDYIPFWKADAKLHTMFSVYNSLLFSHIAYPDYDMWISYDPYATIHAVSRVFSGGPIYITDRHPEKTNIDLLKKIVLPSGETVKVDEPGLPTKDILFRDPYNENVLLKIASRIRDSYALAVMNVNRDGVEIEERVNLDVLPYSIADERYAYYMVFSGKKGVIDKNERVDIKLKELEAEVIIFTPIENEKAVIGLKEYVLPPYPITVYRLGNKVFVTTKASGTLVYYTNGVFKEVIIGEGHTVEV; encoded by the coding sequence ATGAGCTTTCCTTTGAAAATCTCGAATTTCAGTATAATCTATGCTGATGGTTCTAGAGAGAGGTGCTCTCTAGTTGAATCTAATGCTGGTAGAGAGTTGTTTAGATGCGAAAGCGCTGCCACAGAAATAGTTTTTGAGGATGGTTTGGTTGGTGTTGAAGTCGAATCGTCAAAGCCTTTGAATAGCTTTATATTTGCAGAAATTGATTTGGAGATTAGATTTTGCGACAGGGTTTTGGCTCTAACCCTTCACCCAGATGCTACTTCGATATACCCGCAAGCCTTTGCTTATTACAATCTGCTAGCTGTTGACAAAAACCCTACTGCTTCAAGGCCCAGTGAAGCACCTCAGTATCCCCCAGAATTCAGCGATGTAACGCATATAGACTTTGCTAAGAGATTCCCGTGTTGGACATACCCCGTGATAGTTGATGCAAATAGTATACCCAGTTATACAGTCTTTGCTTTGGGGAGCATAGGAAGAGATTTTGTAGCGGTTTTACTTCTTAGCAATGGTGATGTGACAGCCTATATGGGGAGGGGCTTAAAGATCTCTCTATTCCTAGGAAAAGAAAGATTCTATGTTAGGAAATCCTGGATTATGTCGATAGGTATTTCGAGCAATCCCTATGAAACCATTAGAAAAAGTGTTGAGCATGCATCTAGGAAAGCAGTTCTAAAAATTAGAGAAATGAAGAGGAAACCATTATTTATAGATAAGCTTGGATGGTGTTCGTGGAATGCCCTTTTAACAGATGATCTATCCCACGACAATGTCATTAAAATTATTAGGGGATTGATTGATAGGGGTGTCCCGGTCAAGTGGGCCATCATAGATGATGGCTGGCAAAAAGAGGTTAGAAAGGGTAGGGAGTGGTTTATGAGGGTTTTAGCTGATTTGAATGCGAATGAGAGGTTTCCAAAAGGATTGAAAGCTGTTGTCGATGAATTGAAGAGACTGGGCATTGAATATACTGGTCTTTGGCATACTATAAACATTCACTGGGGTGGGTTTGAGAAACAGGTTTCTGAGAAGATTGGAGCTGAAGGATTCAAGCTTCCCATTACAGATAGCTTTGTCCCTTCACCACAAATAGAAAAGGCTTTGAAGCTCTATATAGAGTTCCTCAAGTGGGTTAAGGGAAATGGCTTTGACTTTGTTAAGGTAGACAACCAGTGGTCTATACATGCACTTTACTGGGGTGAGGAAACTGTTGGCGAATCAGCTAAAAATATTCAGATAGCTCTACAGGTTGCAGCTAAAATCAATGGACTAGACATATTGAATTGCATGTCTATGGCACCTGAAGACTATAGCAACTACTTCCTGAGCAATGCTATGAGGGTTTCAATAGACTATATACCGTTTTGGAAAGCAGATGCAAAGCTACATACAATGTTTAGTGTCTACAACTCATTGCTGTTTAGCCACATAGCATATCCAGACTACGATATGTGGATAAGCTATGACCCTTATGCAACTATACATGCAGTTTCAAGGGTATTTAGTGGTGGCCCCATATATATAACTGATAGACATCCAGAGAAAACAAACATTGATTTGCTGAAGAAAATTGTGCTACCAAGTGGGGAAACAGTCAAGGTTGACGAACCTGGTCTACCAACAAAAGACATCTTGTTTAGAGATCCATACAATGAAAATGTATTGCTAAAGATCGCTTCAAGAATTAGAGACTCGTACGCATTAGCGGTAATGAATGTGAATAGAGATGGGGTTGAGATCGAGGAGAGGGTGAACCTCGATGTTTTGCCATATAGCATAGCAGATGAGAGGTATGCATACTATATGGTGTTTAGTGGTAAAAAGGGTGTCATAGATAAAAATGAAAGGGTTGATATAAAACTAAAAGAACTTGAAGCTGAAGTAATAATATTTACACCTATAGAAAATGAAAAAGCTGTTATAGGACTAAAAGAATATGTGTTGCCACCATACCCAATAACAGTATATAGGCTAGGCAATAAAGTATTTGTTACGACCAAGGCTTCTGGAACCCTTGTATACTATACAAATGGCGTATTTAAAGAGGTAATTATTGGAGAAGGACATACCGTAGAGGTGTAA